Below is a genomic region from Gadus macrocephalus chromosome 14, ASM3116895v1.
CAGTTGATATCAAACCAAGGGAACTTTACCTTCTTTTTAGACCATTCAAGGTAAGCCACATGTTTGAAGATTCCAATAatgggttggggggagggtggcGAGTGCAACTTATTTTCTCATTCGTCTTTGAAGTATGCACTGAGCATTTATAGCGATCGACAAatatatccagacattttttatcCATggcaaataccccccccccccagcttgcTAAAACCAGTTGGGATATCGGCATATATTCTAATGAGGTCACGTAATTGTGAGCCCATAGTTGTGGTGTTGTTCGACCAGACCCGTCCAATTCCACAGCcttccctcccacctgatgACTAAATTGGAAGTGGTATCCACATGGATGAGCGTGTGGAATGTGTAAATGAGTAGCCCTTGGCCAACCATCCCTCCCTGTGACCCCTAGCTTCTAGCTAGGGAAGCATTCATGTTCCTGTTTCCTCTGTCAACTGTTTAAAATCCACTCCCATGCCCTCATTTGTTGCGCTACCAGTACAGAATTAAATGGGTGTTTTTTAATAATCCATTTTGTTCTTAAGTATTTGAGTAGAAAATTGTTGGTCTATACAACACCATTTTTTAAATTGGACGACTTGCTTAAACCTTGGTTTGTTATTCGGTCATCTGCAAACCAATGCTTAAAATCAGGATTTTACTAGGACAATTAAATAATCTGTCTGTAAACCAAGGATTTTATGCTGCACCAAAAATCTAGAATTTTGTCTGGAAATCTTTGTGCAATAATTTCTCGAACGTAGACTTGCTGTAACCAATCATCAGTTCATATCTGTTGGAACAAATGCCTTTCTTGATAATCATGCTAAATCTACTACAAACCCAAAACTCGTATTCCCTTTGTCAACTGTGTCAACTGCATTGGCTAgaatttcaacatatttttaaCTCTgtatttaggattttttttgaggGATAAATTATTTGGCCTTAAGCTATGTTCTGAAAGGGTTTGTTTCATATGGTTTATGCTTTTGTTCATGCATGTGACTTGACAGTGAAGATATATTTTCTTTCCTCTTCACAGGGTTATGAAGGGTCACTGATTAAGTTAACATCCAAACAGGTATGGGGTTTTCAATCAATGTCAGAATGCTCATCTCCTTTTTAACCCACCACTGGGCAGTAGTGGATGTACAAGGAATACATAATCCCCAGTTCAGACCATGGGGAAACATTTTCTGCCTAGAACTTTTTTCCAATATTGTGTTTACCAGTTGGCtgtctttatttgttttaatcCTTCTGGCTTTTGTCTTCCAGCCCGTTGGGTTTGTAACCTTTGACAGTCGGTCTGGAGCTGAAGCTGCAAAAAATGCATTAAATGTAAGAGTCAACAAAGCGCACAGGAGTTGGAAGGCCTGCATTATTGATGCTGTGTCCTTGGCTGGGGTTCTGCTGCCCCTTTTTGTTGCATTTCTCAGAAATGTGGACTTTAACTTAAAGGAATATGAACTAAAGGTCTCAAACATACTAATCTCATACCATCTCTGAAAGCCAACCCATTTTGTCTTCTATAATTCAATGGCAGGGCCATTTTTGGAAAAGAGACCAGAGCCCTGTAATCTAACGGTAGTTTACTATGTCCCCGGTACACATCCTCCCAAGTCTGGTATAGCCCTTCTCATTTACATATCACTGCTTTACTGTTTAGACACACCGGTAGTATCATTTGAACCCTTCTTCTGTAGTTTAACCTCTTATTTTGTCACCCCAATCGCCCACATTTGCAGTATCTAACACCTTTCTCTTGGTCTATAGCCCTAAAGGAGCATCACCTTTTCTTTTAGCCACACTAGTggtcacacagacaaacacacatacacaccaagagACTACTCACCTGCATGTGGGCACAACGCTTAGGGCACAGATCACCAGCAGGGTCAATCCCACCAGCGATGGCACCCCAGGGACTCGTCACGGCTCCTCATCTCCAGCTCTTCTTGGTCCTTGCGACTGGATCACACTGACCCAGTGGCCCGGCCTTTTTGAAGGAAACGAGATGCAGGCGTGTTGCAATACTCAGAGTATCTTTCAGTCTTTCAATTGTCTTTTTAATAGATTAACACACCACCCTGGTTGGTAATGATTTGTTCTTTCTGCGATGAAGACTGTAGTATACATTAAGTATTGAAACCGTGCTCAGGAGTTGCTGTGTGAGAACCGTGCGCTGTAGCCCCCTTCAAAAACCAAACGCAGCCCACCTCCCTTACGATACTGTGTCCCACCCCCTCCCGTCTCTCCACCAGGGCATCCGTTTTGACCCCGAAAGCCCCCAGACCCTGCGCTTAGAGTTTGCTAAAGCCAACACGAAGATGGCAAAGAATAAGCTGATGGCCACACCGAACCCCACAAATATCCACCCTGCTCTAGGAGCACACTTCATTGCACGGGACCCATGTAAGTTTTACGGCTGCACCACTATAGGCTCTCTCtcatgcactctctctctcatgcactcTCACCTCGTCGCGTCCCTGTAGCTTGTTCTACTGCTCCTAGACTGTTGGGTTTTACGCAGACGTTCACGAGAGAACAACCTTAACACTAACCCACCCTCCACAAGCATGCCCCTCCAAACTgtaaattataattatattcgTTTTTCTCTGGGATGCTTAGCCGGCCATCAATTTCCTGCCTTTGTCGTAATTCCTCTAAAAGTGATGCTTGGAGCAACTCATTGCACTTTAGCATTGGAAGTGTTGTCTCTGCACATGGTggctgttggtttttattgtCTGTAGCAAGGTATGCAATCAAGGGTAGCTAGTGATAGTTTTTCTGGCTGTAACTGGGAGACAGTTAGGGTTAGCCTCCATACTTGGATGTGAaatccccccttttttttttaagtcattgaaACGCCACTATTGGATCCAGTATTCCATCCTTGATGTACCCTACACCTGGTCATGGCTGTAGGCCAGTTcgacccccttctcccctccatcCACCATCCTCATGTCTGAGCAGATGACCTGACGGGAGCGGCACTGATCCCCGCGTCGCCAGATGCCTGGGCCCCCTATCCCCTCTACACCACGGAGCTGACTCCTGGTCTGCCGCACGGCGCCTTCACCTACCCGGCTGCAGCCGCCGCAGCCGCTGCCCTCCATGcccaggtagtgtgtgtgtgtgcgtgtgtgtgtgtgtgctcgcataCTAACGCAATCCTTTCAGCATTACTTTGGTCACATCTGGAAGAACTGAAAAAGGAGCGGACTTGTAAACAGACAATGTTATATAGTTGTATCCAATTGTACCTGTAGCATTCTTGCAGTAATTCCTTTTGGTTGTCTAACGCAGGCTTTAACAGCTTTTCCTGGTTTATTCAGTCATAAAATGGCTACATAATGAAAGGGCTCGTATATTTTTTGTAGCTAATCCCGAACTTCATGGTCTATGTTGTGGCAAATTACCATCTGTCAAACTTGACTGTTAAAAGGAAATGTAATGGGGGTGGTTGTGCAAGTACTGCATACATTCTTTCCATTGTGGGTTCATTGCTATCTACATGCAGTGGTAGCATTGTGTGCTCTTGGTAACGATAGCAATGGAAAAAATTATCCTATTGGGTCATTTAAAGTTCATTGCTCGGCTAACTTCCTCCAATATGCAGGCAGTGATACACTAAACAGTAGCCAGCAGCCATTGTTGAGCATTCTTTCTGAGATGAGGTGGTGAGGAATTCAAGGTATTAGCAAAGAAATTGGTGAGCCATGATGGCCTTTATTGAAGGTGCCAACCTGCAGTCTGTATagctgaggagggggggggggtgtgtaatTTCAATGTGGTGATGGATCCCTAGAATACTTTGGATTTTGACCTCAGTTTCATATAGTAGGAACTCTTGATTGTACTCGACTGTATGGTCCTAAATTGCTCGGGAGCCTGTAGGTGTTCTTGGCCTCTTGCCCGCAATTGTCTTGACCATGAAATAATACTCAGGCTTTGTCAGGTAATTGGCAAGTCTGCTGGGCTCTCGTCTTACTCTATGGAAAAGGCATAGGTATACAAACACTTGTGCTGGGGAAATGTTTAACAGGGGGTCAGCTCATTTCCATGGCTGTTAATTACTCCAGGACTGTTGGCTTCATCCAATGGCTATGTGACCCATATTCCCATGGCCTGTACTTTTTCTTGGGGATGCATGGGCTGAACAAGGATTTTGGGTCAGATGTAgaaaaattatgattctaatgtATTCAGGAATAATGGGACTTTTTTTTTGGGTGACTTGCTACATAATAGTGCATCACATGTATACCTACATAAATGTAATGTTATGTCGCTTGAAGAAATGCACCCGGTTGGGGTGCATTAAGTGTTGGGCCACCAGTATGAAGGCGGTCTTTGTTTGCTCATGAATGCTTTGTGTCCGTAGATGCGCTGGTACCCAACACCCTCCGAGACCTCCCAGCCTGGATGGAAGTCCCGACAGTTTTGTTAAGCTATTAAGTGAGTAGCATTTGTCTTGGAAGCATTTCGTTTGCCTTTTCTGGGACCTACACAAAAGTCTGTGGCCTGTAAATAAGGATTCATTTTGAAGAAGGGATTGTTTCAGATGTGTGTTGATTGACAATGTGATCTATTGTTGTGCTGTATAtcctccccctcgcccctcCACAGGCTTCTGGAAACCCCACCTGCATCCAGCTGACGGGAGGTTTGCCAAGCGCTTCATTAATTTAATCAGGTTTATTTAATGGACAAATGTGCATTAGAAACATACAGTATTTATAATTCCTCAGAATGTCTTCAAGACATTGGAGGTGAAACCATCTTGCTGTCAACATTCTAAGCTTATGAATCCTCTTGGAAACTAAAGCTCTACCTTAGCACCTAACCGGGTAAAAAAAAACTGCTAGGCACGTTAACTTGCTATGGAAATTGATACGTTGAAGTTGCCATTTGTAAGCAAGTCCTTCCATGGGTTGTCATGGCACAGGAGAGGTTTAGAAGAGTAAAGTCATTGCATGTTAAGTCTCTTTGCATGATCTTGGATCACAGTTTCTGTGGATCCtaatgttagtgtttgtgttgcCTCTTTATCTTGGCCTAGacaattgttttttgttttttccctgTAGAACCCTGGTCTTGCCTCTTTGAAAGCTAGGCTGTTGTGTAAATGGCTTATCTCGCATGGACCCTATGAATGCATCTTTCTGACTATCCCAGTCCTAGCCTTGTCATTAtaaatgtttattatttgtGCAAAGAAAGTATGaatttgtacttttttgtgtgatgtatatttatgcatttttttcgagcaactaaaaaaaaaatctgtctaAGTTCGTTGTTTAGATGTTTTTGGTGTTATTTTTGATCCTATAATACTGTTGAAGTAGTTTAAAAAAAGTGCAATTGTATTTGCTTAAACGGAAAATGAGTGTCAATGGAAGTGTTCGGATAGTGGCCTTTGCCACCCTGACTGCTACAATGAGATTGCTGTAAAATGCTGATCTTTCAGAATGTGAAACTGGAATACGAACAAAAAAGGCTTGGTTTATTTGGGGGAGGGATGACCATATGGAAATGCAGGATTCAAGTGAAGAAGGAATTTCAGTTTGTGGTTTAAAACTTGTTTGTCATGGTATCTGCTGTGCATAAGATGTAGAAGAAAAAAGTGACatcttatgaataaaacaaacaagcaagtgaatgtgtttcatgtttcttcattgatttggtttgtttttaatgCACTCATCTTCTAGACTAATTTCAACTACAATTATGGAAAGGGATGTTGACATAAATAATTGAAGCCTTTAATTTTAAATCCACCGATTACTACATGTATGACTGACTTTGGCTTTATTGGGCGGAACAGTCCTACTGAGGCCTTATTACTGCTCTGCTCAACCAAGCATGGCCTTAAGGGAGTAGTGAAATGGCTGCTCACAATAGGGCCAGCTGGAGTGGCATGGAAAAGTCAACTACATTGAGTCCATTGTATATGTATGGTTTCACTTTTCTAAATTATATTTAAGTATTTAACTGGCTGACTTCAAGCATGCTTTTAAAAATAACTTGGTTCCTCCCCTATACAGAAGCTCTTCACGCTTAAGTTAAATATAAACCTATCTGTACTAACTAGACATAATGAGCGAGTATTCATTCAACATGGGTTACAGAATAGCTACATGGTCAAATGAGTGAGCTAATTGTTGCGATGTTGCACTCTAAGAATATACAATCATTTTTAAATTAACTAAAATTAATTTGTCCATTTTAAATTGTGGTACAAATTACAATTGCGATAACATAAGAACGGTTTTACCATTTCTGTTCTTACAGAGCCAAACCTCTTCATATAAgccaaaaaaaaagatttgaaacCATGTGTGCTTTACGGGAAATTGGATCACAAAAACATCTGAAATGGATCACAGGTAACATGAATTGACAGGAAATCAATATCCAGCACAACGGGTAATGTGTGTAAATTCTTGCAATGTAATGGTCTTAATACAATAACGTATACCAAATGTATTGACTGCGTTTTAGTTTCAATTGTATCTGCTTTTTTGTAGTGTAGTCATATTGggtttatttaatatttaagaCTAATAGATTGCTATCAGAAATGGGACACTAAATGGGACACTACTACGCTATCACAGAATGTGAATAACAATTAGATTAACTCCCATTGTAGACTACATTTCACCTTTCACAAGAGAAGGGCGCGAAAGGGGATTCAGCACTGCACTAAAAATACGGTAATGGGgtcaaaaaagaaaatatagcgCGCAAAGGTTGAAGTGGAGGCTGTTTTTATATGTAGGGCATTGTCGCCATCTACAGGCCTAGTTGTGACAGGACAGCTAGGGCGAGAGGCATGGaaatgtgtaggcctacccATCTGAACATTTGGCAGGGCTGGGATGGTGTCCTCACTTTCACGAGGTCAGCTGACCTGATGTGACTGTGTGGGCTTTGTGCTATGTAAAGTAGTAAATAACGCACATTTTCATCACTCTATTATTAGAAAATAAGGTTAAGTTACAACATATCCAAATAGAGTCCGGTCAGTGTGTTCTGAAAGGCATACGTCCATGCTGC
It encodes:
- the LOC132471788 gene encoding RNA-binding protein, mRNA-processing factor 2a isoform X1 translates to MILSRNISLDTSSSTARTHFGTSFLKFKRHQDLLCNYKRTWGKYPTRNNLTLSSSAAEATTVNMSIKADVEPNNNVSIEEEVRTLFVSGLPVDIKPRELYLLFRPFKGYEGSLIKLTSKQPVGFVTFDSRSGAEAAKNALNGIRFDPESPQTLRLEFAKANTKMAKNKLMATPNPTNIHPALGAHFIARDPYDLTGAALIPASPDAWAPYPLYTTELTPGLPHGAFTYPAAAAAAAALHAQMRWYPTPSETSQPGWKSRQFC
- the LOC132471788 gene encoding RNA-binding protein, mRNA-processing factor 2a isoform X2, whose amino-acid sequence is MSIKADVEPNNNVSIEEEVRTLFVSGLPVDIKPRELYLLFRPFKGYEGSLIKLTSKQPVGFVTFDSRSGAEAAKNALNGIRFDPESPQTLRLEFAKANTKMAKNKLMATPNPTNIHPALGAHFIARDPYDLTGAALIPASPDAWAPYPLYTTELTPGLPHGAFTYPAAAAAAAALHAQMRWYPTPSETSQPGWKSRQFC